The Prosthecobacter debontii genomic sequence CAAATAAACCGGTCAGACGAATCGCCTCTTCCAGCGAGCCGCCACCGTTGCCACGGAGGTCAAGCACGAGACCATCGATCTTTTCCTTCATGAGACGGCTGAGCAAACGCTGTACATCATCGGTGGTGCTGACGGTGCCCTCTTCCATATCGGCGTAAAAGGAAGAAAGATTGATCCAGCCGATCTTGAGACGCGGCCCCATTTCAGCAGGAGTCATGAGAAGCTCGGCATTGGCGAGCTTTTCCTTCAATTCCACCTCACCGCGCACAATGCTGATGATCGTGGTGCTGGCAGGGTTATCTGCAGGATTCACACGCAGACGAACAGTCGTGCCATCCTGACCACGGATCATGTCCACGATCTTTTGGAGCTTCATGTACTTGGTCTCCACGAAGTCAGCGTCGCCCTGAGCGACCCCTGTGATTTTGTCATTCAGCTTCAGTTCACCCTGTTTATCCGCAGGTCCCCCGACAACGATACCCTGAATCTGGGCCACATCATCCACGAGCCCAAGCAGGGCGCCGATGCCCACGAGCTTATGCTTCATCTGGATGTTGAAGTTATCCGTCTCATTGACACTCATGTACTCCGTGTGGGGATCGTAAGCAGCCGCCAAGCTGGAGAGGAAGAAATCAACGACATCCTCTTGATCGTTCTCTTCGATGCTTTCCAGAAGGCGCTCATAATCCTTCAACACACGAGCTTCTGGAGTCTCAGGTTTTTCTTCTTTAGCAGCGGACGCGACAGCCTTAGAGGCATCGGCTTTGGGTTCAGCTTTGGCAGATTCGCCTTTCGGGGCTTCACCTTCCTTCTTGGCCTTCTCAGCAGCTTTTTCAGCTTTCTTTTTGGCCTCCTCAGCCTTGGCTTCATCGGCTAACCGTTCCTGCAGGAGGTTATCTTCCAGAATGTCTAGCCAGAGCTTATCCTGCTCGGCTTTGTCTTTCGGATAAGGGGCCTTATCCCGCTTCAGCTCAATGGTGCGGGAAGAATCAAAAGTGAACTTGTGATCTTTAAGCGCAGTCTTGGTGAACTCGATACGCTCCTTAACCCGCTGGGTGTAGATGTCGTAAATCTCGATGGCCGGGCTGATGTTGCGCATCAAAACGTGGTCATCCAGCGTCGTGTCATATTTGCTTTTAAAGCCATCGACATCTTCCTGCGTGAAGAACACATGTCGGAAGTCGAGCATGTTCAAATAGTTCTGGAGGAGTTTGGCCGAAACCGCATCATCGAAATCTTGATGGGAGTAATGCTGGCTCTGGAGCATGTAGGCCACATGCATGGCCACCTGGCCAAAATTCGTCTCAGCCCGGGCAGGCGTGAACGCTAGCGAGATGGTCGCCAAACCGGCGGCCATAAGGGACAATGGGTTGCGAGTCATGGGGGTTGCTCTCTAGTTACGCACCGAAAGGGGAGAAATCGTCACGGATTTTGCCGTTTGCGGCTTGAAATGTCCACTGGTTTCCCACATCAGCATCAGTAATGTTGGAAGTAGAAACATATACGGGCGGAATCGTTGAAACGAATGCTTATTTGGCACGATTTGCTGGCGGAACGCTGCTGGTGGATGCGCCACAGGGGGTGAGCCACTGGCTAAAGTCCAAAAAAGTGAAGGTGGACGCTCTCCTACTGACGCATCAGCATTTCGATCACGTTCTGGACGCCGCGGAAGTGAAGGCCGAAAACCGTTGCCCGATCTACGCTTGGTCAGACTTTGATCGCGATCTGACCCTGGAAAACTTTTTTGGTGCCATGGTAGGGAGCAGTTTTTCCGTGCCAGAGTTCAAAGTCGATCACCTCCTAGCAGGGCAATCACACCTTGATGTCGTTGGCTGCACTTGGCAGCTCTTTCACATCCCAGGCCACTCTCAGGACAGCGTTTGTTTTTGGCAGAAGGAATCCAACGTCCTATGGAGTGGCGATGTTATTTTTCGCGGAAGTCTAGGCCGCACAGATTTTCCGGGAGGCTCCTTCAAGCAACTGGTGACTGGCATTCAGCAAAAGCTGTGGCCTCTACCTGAAGGCACGCAGGTCTATCCCGGTCACGGAACTCCAACGACGCTCGGACTCGAGCGTCGGGAGAATCCATTTCTCTAGCCCGTAGAAACGATTGGCGAGCCAATCACTGAACTGTGGTCTGCGAGGAAGCCTGCGGAACCTGCACCTTGGCTGAGCTTTTCTGAGGCGAGGTCAGCATCTTAGGCAGTCCTTTCGTCAGCGCATGACCGACGGCATTCAGCAAGTCCAGCACATCAAACGGCTTCGGCAGGTAATTGATGCCAAGCTGTAGGTTAGTGGTCTGTCCAAGGATATCTGGACAGTAGCCGCTCGTGAAGATGATGGGGAGCGTGGCATCATCTCCCAAAATGGCACGACCGAGATCGAACCCGCTGGCATCGCCAGGAAGGTTAATATCCGTGATGACCAGATTGATGGTGTGGCGGTGAGCGCGCCAGAGCTGCCAGGCCTCGTGGGCATCCTTAGCCTGATAAACGGTATGTCCCTGGTTCTCCAAGACGTAGTTCATCACATGGCAGACGCTGGTGTCGTCATCGACAATCAACAGGGTGCAGGGCGAAACATCGTGAAGCAGGCCATCGAAGTCTTTAGTGGCAGCCAACGGAGTTTCCAGCATGGAACTCTCCCCGACCACAGGAAGGTAGAGATGGAAATCCGTGCCCACTCCGACCACACTGGATACCGCCACCCAACCGCCCATGTGGCGGGTAAGACCGCGCACCATGGCCAAGCCCATACCCGTGCCTTTGCCGGGCTCTTTGGTGGTATAAAAGGGATCGAAGATCTGGCCGATGACCTCGGATGGGATGCCGCATCCTGAATCGCTGATCGTGACGACCACGAACTCTCCCGGGCGTGCATCTGGATGCAATTCCCTAGCGTCCTGCAAATCCGTGACAGTGACTCTGCGTGTGGTGATGGAAAGCTGCCCGCCTTTCGGCATGGCATCACGGGCGTTAACCGCCAGATTGACTACGATCTGCCCCAGAGACCCCGCATCCGCCATCACCTCCGGAAGGTCTTCATCGATCTTGATATCCAGGGTAATGTGATTGCCCAAAGTGCGCTTCAACAACTCCACCTCAGATTGCAGTTCCTCAGCCAAAGAGGTAGGCCGAGGCGCTTTGTAATCCCGACTCGTGAAATTAAGCAATTGCTTGGTGAGGTCCGCAGCACGGCGGGCAGCCAGGAGCACCTCGCCCATGGATTCAGCGATGCCGGGAGGCTGGTCGCCGTTCATCAGGTTCATGCTCAGATGTCCCTGAATGACGGTCAGCACATTGTTAAAGTCGTGCGCGATCCCGGCCGCTAGACCACCGAGCGCATCCATCTTCTGCATCTTGCGCATGTCTTCCTCCAGGCGCATGCGGTCTTCATGCTCCTGACGCAGACGAGCGTAGGTGTCCTCCATGCGCTTGGCATTGTCCCACAGTCGAGTCTGCATGCCGAGTTGGCGGAGCGCAGACTCACGTTCATAGGCCCATTTACAGGTCAGGGCATTGGCAATCTGAATGACCTCGATCGGATCGAACGGCTTTTTCAGGATGACGAGTCGATGGGAGATGCCGAGATGATCCACGATGTCATCCCAGGTATAGTCGGCGTAAGCGGTGCAAATGGCGACCTGCAGGTCAGGCTGGATTTTCCACAGCGACTTAATCGTGGAGATACCATCCATCCCAGGAGGCATACGGACATCAACCAGAGCCAGGGCAAAAGGTCTGCCCTGCTGAAGCCCCATTTCGGCAAGCCTCACCGCACCATCGCCTTGGGCAGCAAACGCCAGTTCAAATTCAGGCATGGCCCTCGAGGTTTGCGTATCGCCAAAGACAGCAGACTCGATCATATTCAGATCGGCCTCACCAAAGTCCGTGGGCGACAGGATCTTGCGAAAATCCTCATGAATCGTGGTGTTGTCATCCACAATCAAGATGCGGTGATTCACGTGCAACGGATCTTGAGCCACAAGATCAGACGCCGGATCAGAGATGCGGTAGGTGGAGTTCATGCGAGGGTTCACGGTAGAGTTGAGGCAGGGAGGCTGTTCGGGGGATTGAATGGACCCGATTTCGAGTCCTTACGAGCGGGGATGTCGAGGGTGAAGCGAGCACCTTTGCCGATGCCGTCACTCTCCGCCTTCAACGTCCCTCCCAGGTCTTGAGCGAGAAGGCAGGCATGGTGCAGACCGAAACCGTGCCCATCTCGTTTAGTGGTGAATCCCTGGGTGAAAATGTTGGTTAGATGCCGCGGATGAATCCCGCAGCCTGTGTCTTCCACAGAGATCTTAACGCGGTCTTCTTGGGGCAAGATTCGCAAAGTCAAAATGCGTTGGTTCACGGGCTTATCCCCCATCGCCTGACATGCATTCCCCAGGAGATTGACCAGAATTTGCAGCAACAAGCCACGAGCTGAGTAGATGGGAGGGAGGTCGGCATAATGCCGCTCTACCCGCACTTGCTGATGAGTGATATGAACATCTGTCTCAAGGCGCAGGGCCTCTTCCATGACCGTGGCCAGATCCAGAGGCTCCCAAAGGGTGCGCACACTGCTGTGTGACTGCTGAAGCATGATCATATCTCGGATGTGCTCGATCCGTTCGATCATATCGCTGACCGCAGCATCCAGGCGGTTCTGTTCGTCCCGCAAGTACTCCGAAAGATCTGCCAAGTAACCGGGCAGCACCTGCCCTTTCTTGTCATTGACAAAAAAGTCAGGATCTGAAGGCAAGTGCTCTTTGAGGAGTTGCGTGGCTTGACAGAGCTTATCCAAGCGGGACTTTTTCAGCCGTTCAGCCAAGAGCTTGGCACCGACATTGAGGCTATTCAGGACGTTGCCCACATTGTGCAGCACACCTGTGGCCACCTCAGCCATGCCGGCTTGTCGAGAGGCTTGCACCATCATCTTGTGCATGTCCTGCGTCGTAGCCTCGGACTCGCGTTGCGCCGTCACGTCTAACAAAATACCTCGCAAGACTTTGCCATCCAACATCAATCGGGCGGCCTGCCCGTATTCATGAACGAAGGCGGTGCCGCCATCTGCGCGCACCACCCGGTATTCGATCTGATATTTGGTGAGGTTTTTAAGAGCCGCTTTCCAGACATCCTGAACACGGCTGCGATCCTCCGAGTGAACGATCTGTTCCAGGAAATTGCTTTCACCACTCCACTTTTCCAGTTTGTAGCCAAAATAGCCATCCGCATTCTGGCTAAGGTAGGTGAAGCAGCCGCTGCCCGAGGTTCTCTCCCATACCACCCCTTCCACCGAGTTCACCATGCCGTCCAGACTCTCGATGTCTTTCATCAGAGGCTGAATTGCCTTTTCCAACTCACGACGGCGACGGTTTTCACTCGTCACCACAAGAAACCCGGCGAGGCAAACGCAAATGATTAACAGACCGCTGAATTCACCAACGATCCGCCACTGCTCCATCAGCCAAGCCCTGTTCCATGTCTCGACAGTAAAATCAAGGAGCAGCACACCCTGCACGTTATCGGCAGCGTCTCGCAAAGGCACGATGGCAATGAGACTTTTAAGGGGCTTATCCTTATCCCGGCCTCGTTCTTCATGCCAGACTTCCTGTCCGCGAAAACCTGCATCGATTTTCTTTTTACATTCCGGTGAAATGGATGGGCGATCCTTAAAATCCGCAAGACCTAACGAATGATACTGACGTGTTCCCTGATTGTCTTTGACGACCACAGCCGCCGATGAACAGTCTTTCGCTTCATTACCCAAGCGTCTGAAAACATGCATGAGGGCGGGCTGAGCCGTATCAACCGTTAATTGATTGATCTGGGGAGAGGCTCTCTCCAAGGCGTGCGCAAAGGTTCGGGAAACCCCCATCCAAGTTTGTTGGAGATCATCTCCCTCATGCTGAGCCTTTTTTTGGATACGCAAGGGCGCGAGATAGCCGACCGCGCCCACCAACACAAAGACCATCAGATGGTGGTGTGTGTGGTGGTAACGCTTCTTTAGAAAGCCGAGGCAAGCGCCGCCCACAGCGAGCGTGATTGCCAAGAAAACCAAAGCTGGGGTTCCCCATTCCATAATTTTCACTGATTATAGCAATTATATAACCAAAGGCAAAGGTTCATCGCTGCTAAATGAAATTTTTTTGTCGGGCAATTTGCAGGACCGACTTCCCCGCTGAGAGCGTTGTATAGCTTACCCAACCCACCCGGCGTAGCCTGCGCCAACGTAAGCAGCCTTACAGGCGACATGCAGCACCTGATCCTGATTGAAGGTGGTCTTCCCTTCACACTTCGCCACGTCGATTCCCCAATGAACAACAAGCTCGATCAGCGCCAAGAGCGAAGACCCGGTGATCAGCCACACGGCCCCTGCATGGATCAAGCAATGCGCCCCCATGCAAACCACCCAGATATGCACCGGCCGGGAAGGATCCTGCATTCGCATCAAAAAGCGTCGATTCTTCCCAGTCGCGAGGTATTCCCCCTGAAGCGGAAAATCCGCAAGGGCATGGCCGATGCAAAGAGCAAACAGCGCTTGTAGGGCAGCCAGCCAGTGATGCGGGGGAAACTCCACGAGTTCAGACATGGCTGACAAGGTCACATTTGGGCTAAACACTCGCAACTTGAAAATCAAGTCTCAGGGCGGAGGTAAAGGAACATCGGAGGGGGGAGCGGCAGGACGCCCTCCCGCACTTGGACCGGGACTCGCCTGTCCCATTGCCGAGGCTGGGGGGAGCAAAGGGGTGATCGGAGCCTGCGGCACTGGCACAGCCGGGCGGGTTTCTAACGCAGGTGAAGCCTGGGCAGACGGCGCGGGATTTTCCGTCACGTCCGCAAAGCCGACCCAACCTGCCACATCACCTTTCTGCAATTGCACGCGGGTTTTATCCATGGTCGCCCCTGGAGTTACTTTGCGAATCTTGATGCCACTTTCGTTCTCCGTCCCGAGTCGGGCTTCGGAAATCTGGGAGGTGGTTCGGTCCACCAAGACCGCCACTGCTTGCCCATCCACTTCATACACCCCGGCCAACGAGAGAGCGTCGGTAAAAAGAGGTCCCGCAGGAGCATCTGGAGAAGGCAGATCTCGGGTGGTGAAAATCGAGCGTTCCCACAACGGCGCAAAGTGAGGCAGATCTGGAAAGGCGACAGGCGGCTCGGCGGCCATGAGCGTGGAAACACTCACTAACGACAAGAAAAACCAAAAGTGCCGAATGAAGGTTACGATGTTCATGGCTCAGTGCCCTCCGATGACCGAACGGGCCGAGCCGTCGGTTGTTCGCGATAAAACTGGGTGACTTCAACCTCCGCATTGATGGTCTTGCCTTGACCACTCGGATTGATTAAGAGCCGAGTGATCCCCAGAAAGCCCTGAGGCTGCTGGAGTGCGTGCATCCATTTAAAAAAGGGTTCTTCTTTAACTTGGCTGAGGGTCACACGCACGGTGGCTTGCTCAAAATAGCCGGAGATCTCTTCACTTGGCTGGCCATCCACGTCCACCTTGGAGCGAGACTCCAAGAACTCGCGCCCGGCCAAGGTTAGGCCTGCTTTTTCCGCTTCGCGCTGCAGGCTCTCCAGCAGGCGAGTCGAAGCTTCCTGACGAGAGCTGAGGGTGGGCACATTTTCATCCAACCACTCACTGCGGCGCTGCCATTCCGCACCTTCCGTGATGGCTTGATTCATCTCAATGAGGCGGTTTTTCAATCCCTCCACTTCATCCGAGACCTCGCGGTAGTGATTGTAAGCCAAGGTCAATCCACCGCCTCCAATGATGATGATGAACAACAGACCGAAAACGGCAAGCAGAAGCTTTTCGCTCTTCTTCATGGCTTCAGCCCTCCTTTCAGTTCAAAGGTAGCACTGTTGTCGCTGGCAATATCGGGTGGCGGAGTCTCCCAATTATAACGACTGAGGCCTGTCACTTCAGTGATCTCCTTGGCATACTGCAGGGCCAATGCAGGCGATGGAGTGCGGCCTCTCAACAAAAGGCGATCCGGGGTCCACTCGAAATGAGTCATGGAGACTTCAGGTGAGGCCGAAGGCTCCATGCTATCGAGCAAAACTTGCATGGGGAAGAAACTGGGATCCACGGCGGGAGAAGCTTCGAGCCAGCTCTTTTTTTGATCCATCACTTGAGACGCACGCGGGGTCAACTCAGCGACGCGCTCTCGAAGCATATCGCGCTCCTGAGTCGCCCAGACAGTCAACACAGTCACCCCAGCAATCACCGCCGCAGCAACGAAGCCCAGACTGAGAGCCATCACCCGCGTCCGTGCTGCGCTTGCTCCTTTCTTGCGAGCTTCCAGAAGATCGGACGGGACCAAAGTGCTACGCCCAAGCTGGGGCATAACGGGCTGCGGCTTCGGCTCGCGCAGAGCCGTTAAGCCTGTCACCTGACGTATTTGCTCAAGGTTTCCTTCTTCGGCGAGCCACAGGATGATGTGCTGAATCTGACCCAAGACGCCTTGAAAACCGAGCTGGAGGCACAGGTGGTTAACCTCACCCAAGGCATCAGCATTCAACTCCCCTGCCGAAAGTGGGCTGGCATACACCCACTCATGCCCCCGTGAGATCATCAGCACCAGCTTGCCGAGCTCACGACAAATCACCATCGCATCCGCAGGAATCGGCAGACAGTCTGCGCTCAGCACAATCTCATCGGGAAGAAGCGCCAAATCCAAGGACGGCAGAGCGGCCTCTTTCAGAGCCGTCATACAGACCAAGTGAGCACCATCTTTTGAAGCCACTTTGCGCACCTGCAAACCATGTTCGAGATCCGCCACACGCACACCGAGGCGCTCCAGATGCAGAGCCGCCATATCCCGCAAGTGAGCGTCATCTCCTTGCAGCCATGCCGGCAGAACCCAGAAATGAGCCAGCGGTAAAGCCAACACACGCGACTGCGCTTCTCGTGCAAATGCCAGCGTGTTGTGTCCCAACTGCGCTTCATGTTGGCAGGGTTCCCCTGGAGAGCCCGTCCAGCGCTCCCAACCCGCCGCACCCGGCATCAATAGATCTTGGGTGGGTTTACGAGTCTTGGCCATGCAGGGGAATTTCTCCGCGCCAAAGCGCCTGTTGGTTTTGGGTAATAAGGATCAATCGACGACGAATATCACCGAACTGCCCCGTGCTTTCAATACGGCGTATCGGCCCGCTGAATTGAATCCACTGCGTGAGTTGCTCCACGATGAGAGGTTGAAAAACACCGAGCAACTGAGCGACCTGAGGCACGGAACTCAGTTTCACATCGTCTTGCGAATGCAGCACTCCATCTCGCCCCGCCCGTAGCGTCAGCAGCGGCTGCACACGCTCCACCGGAACATTCCCCAGAAGGGCGATCAACTCAGGCCGCGCATCATTCACATCCACTCGACCATCGCCATACACCGTGAACCACTCACGCCAGTCTGGCCGAATTTGATTCAACTGAGACATGCCTCTCACCATGAGCATTTCCTCGATCTCCTTGAAGGGCCGATTGAAAGGCATGCCTTGCAGACCAGCCTTCTCATAATCACGTCGTTCGGCGCCATTCAGGCTCGTCTTATCATCCCCATCCACCCAGTCCTTCAGCGCGTCTCGCAGGGCGGCGGCGAATTCGGGTTTCAAACCCCATGACGCAAACAGTCTCGGCAAGAGCACCTTGTCGTCAGCGGCTAAAAGCTGATTGATGTTAAGACGAGCTTCTTCGGCCACGAGGCGAACTTGATAGGAACCTCCATCAGGACTCACGTGATGAAGCAGTGGATCATGTTCCGGTAAAGCCGGGTGCCGACCAATCTCCAATCCCATCTGAGCGAGGCGTTTGGCATAAGTGCGTCCACGCATCTGCCGAGCATACTGAGTATCCGCTTCCAACGCCTTGGCCCCGGCATAGACCACCAGCCCCAGCACGGCAATCATCCAGAACACCGCGACAAGTGCGGAGCCCTGCTGACGACGGCGATGGAGCGGAGGCAGACGCATCTTCAATCAAGGTTGCTGAATATTGGCAGGTGGTGTGACCGCTGCCTGTAGAGGTTGTAGGTCATTGGCGATCCAGAACGTGAACTCATGCTCTCGTGGGTCATCATTAAATGCAAAGTGCAACCGCATGAACAAAGGCGGCCTGGGCTGCTTTCTCGGATCCCAGGATGAATACCAGCGTTTCTCGATGGGATCGTAAAACTGCGTTTTGAACTCCTTGAGGCCTTTCAACAAAGGAAGTTCAGCCAGGGTTTCATAGTGATCTAAAGCGGTGGGTTTCTCCAAAAGCTTCAAGTGTCTCACCACCAGCATGAGAGACTTTCGATCCTCAGCCTTCACCGTCGCAAACTCCACGGCATCGGCCAAGCGCAAGGACGCAGTCCAGGCAAATGGGACTTGGCCGCCTTCGATTAAGAGCGTGCCCGCAGCACCGCGACTGACCTTTTCTAAGCCTGAAGAAAGCTGAATCGTCGGGGGCACATTCTCCAGATAGTCCCGCCATTGATTGACGAAGTTCGTCACCCGCATCTCGGCAATGCGGGCCTTATTCATCGAGGTGCTGAGCCGCAGAGCTCCATCCGCCACGCCATACACCCCGCCGATAATCAGCGAGATCAGAGCGAGCGCCGCGATGACTTCGAGCAAAGTGAAGCCCCCCGAAACTTTACGGACTGGTGGGTGAATAAACATACGTTTCCATGTGCCTCTTCAGCGACTTCTTCAGGCCGGTTTCCAGCCAGGCTTCAGCCTGAATGAGAAAGACATGATCGAGTTCCGTCTTGTCTTTGGTGATGAGTTTAACCTTCGAAACTCTCGCCCGTGCATCCACACCATCATCGGTCTTGGGGAAGTTCACGCTTGTGGGTTTCAGTTCCGGTTGATGCGAGACCTCGGCTAAAACCG encodes the following:
- a CDS encoding DUF3307 domain-containing protein, with protein sequence MSELVEFPPHHWLAALQALFALCIGHALADFPLQGEYLATGKNRRFLMRMQDPSRPVHIWVVCMGAHCLIHAGAVWLITGSSLLALIELVVHWGIDVAKCEGKTTFNQDQVLHVACKAAYVGAGYAGWVG
- a CDS encoding MBL fold metallo-hydrolase; translation: MLEVETYTGGIVETNAYLARFAGGTLLVDAPQGVSHWLKSKKVKVDALLLTHQHFDHVLDAAEVKAENRCPIYAWSDFDRDLTLENFFGAMVGSSFSVPEFKVDHLLAGQSHLDVVGCTWQLFHIPGHSQDSVCFWQKESNVLWSGDVIFRGSLGRTDFPGGSFKQLVTGIQQKLWPLPEGTQVYPGHGTPTTLGLERRENPFL
- a CDS encoding carboxy terminal-processing peptidase, whose protein sequence is MTRNPLSLMAAGLATISLAFTPARAETNFGQVAMHVAYMLQSQHYSHQDFDDAVSAKLLQNYLNMLDFRHVFFTQEDVDGFKSKYDTTLDDHVLMRNISPAIEIYDIYTQRVKERIEFTKTALKDHKFTFDSSRTIELKRDKAPYPKDKAEQDKLWLDILEDNLLQERLADEAKAEEAKKKAEKAAEKAKKEGEAPKGESAKAEPKADASKAVASAAKEEKPETPEARVLKDYERLLESIEENDQEDVVDFFLSSLAAAYDPHTEYMSVNETDNFNIQMKHKLVGIGALLGLVDDVAQIQGIVVGGPADKQGELKLNDKITGVAQGDADFVETKYMKLQKIVDMIRGQDGTTVRLRVNPADNPASTTIISIVRGEVELKEKLANAELLMTPAEMGPRLKIGWINLSSFYADMEEGTVSTTDDVQRLLSRLMKEKIDGLVLDLRGNGGGSLEEAIRLTGLFVPSGPVVQAKDWRGSISWRECENPKAFYDGPMMVLTDKTSASASEILAAALQDYRRALIVGDKSTFGKGTVQTILPVERFMPFFSDKSRAGNLKVTIQKFYRIAGGSTQLKGVEPDLVLPSIRDVLDIGEASAENALPYDTIPARKYNLIHEKPFPLEEMTTRLKSRVDKNPEFQYVVEESKRLKERIDRNVASLNLAEREKEAAETKARREKQDEERATRVKTLNEKLKDDGFKVYHLTLDNVDAPELVLESNFTREQSTGMKMAAKADGEEGSELSKFPYGVEPMKLEAINIMRDFLDLTTKRPTTAKADEKPAK
- a CDS encoding PulJ/GspJ family protein, which translates into the protein MRSHFPSQHRGLVSRQLSTVSVRTHSAQGFALLEIILALGLFSLVAVGMTRALDQIAQTSKQARQEAQVLRVLESVLAEVSHQPELKPTSVNFPKTDDGVDARARVSKVKLITKDKTELDHVFLIQAEAWLETGLKKSLKRHMETYVYSPTSP
- a CDS encoding general secretion pathway protein GspK; the protein is MRLPPLHRRRQQGSALVAVFWMIAVLGLVVYAGAKALEADTQYARQMRGRTYAKRLAQMGLEIGRHPALPEHDPLLHHVSPDGGSYQVRLVAEEARLNINQLLAADDKVLLPRLFASWGLKPEFAAALRDALKDWVDGDDKTSLNGAERRDYEKAGLQGMPFNRPFKEIEEMLMVRGMSQLNQIRPDWREWFTVYGDGRVDVNDARPELIALLGNVPVERVQPLLTLRAGRDGVLHSQDDVKLSSVPQVAQLLGVFQPLIVEQLTQWIQFSGPIRRIESTGQFGDIRRRLILITQNQQALWRGEIPLHGQDS
- a CDS encoding type II secretion system protein is translated as MFIHPPVRKVSGGFTLLEVIAALALISLIIGGVYGVADGALRLSTSMNKARIAEMRVTNFVNQWRDYLENVPPTIQLSSGLEKVSRGAAGTLLIEGGQVPFAWTASLRLADAVEFATVKAEDRKSLMLVVRHLKLLEKPTALDHYETLAELPLLKGLKEFKTQFYDPIEKRWYSSWDPRKQPRPPLFMRLHFAFNDDPREHEFTFWIANDLQPLQAAVTPPANIQQP
- a CDS encoding sensor histidine kinase, which translates into the protein MEWGTPALVFLAITLAVGGACLGFLKKRYHHTHHHLMVFVLVGAVGYLAPLRIQKKAQHEGDDLQQTWMGVSRTFAHALERASPQINQLTVDTAQPALMHVFRRLGNEAKDCSSAAVVVKDNQGTRQYHSLGLADFKDRPSISPECKKKIDAGFRGQEVWHEERGRDKDKPLKSLIAIVPLRDAADNVQGVLLLDFTVETWNRAWLMEQWRIVGEFSGLLIICVCLAGFLVVTSENRRRRELEKAIQPLMKDIESLDGMVNSVEGVVWERTSGSGCFTYLSQNADGYFGYKLEKWSGESNFLEQIVHSEDRSRVQDVWKAALKNLTKYQIEYRVVRADGGTAFVHEYGQAARLMLDGKVLRGILLDVTAQRESEATTQDMHKMMVQASRQAGMAEVATGVLHNVGNVLNSLNVGAKLLAERLKKSRLDKLCQATQLLKEHLPSDPDFFVNDKKGQVLPGYLADLSEYLRDEQNRLDAAVSDMIERIEHIRDMIMLQQSHSSVRTLWEPLDLATVMEEALRLETDVHITHQQVRVERHYADLPPIYSARGLLLQILVNLLGNACQAMGDKPVNQRILTLRILPQEDRVKISVEDTGCGIHPRHLTNIFTQGFTTKRDGHGFGLHHACLLAQDLGGTLKAESDGIGKGARFTLDIPARKDSKSGPFNPPNSLPASTLP
- a CDS encoding response regulator, yielding MNSTYRISDPASDLVAQDPLHVNHRILIVDDNTTIHEDFRKILSPTDFGEADLNMIESAVFGDTQTSRAMPEFELAFAAQGDGAVRLAEMGLQQGRPFALALVDVRMPPGMDGISTIKSLWKIQPDLQVAICTAYADYTWDDIVDHLGISHRLVILKKPFDPIEVIQIANALTCKWAYERESALRQLGMQTRLWDNAKRMEDTYARLRQEHEDRMRLEEDMRKMQKMDALGGLAAGIAHDFNNVLTVIQGHLSMNLMNGDQPPGIAESMGEVLLAARRAADLTKQLLNFTSRDYKAPRPTSLAEELQSEVELLKRTLGNHITLDIKIDEDLPEVMADAGSLGQIVVNLAVNARDAMPKGGQLSITTRRVTVTDLQDARELHPDARPGEFVVVTISDSGCGIPSEVIGQIFDPFYTTKEPGKGTGMGLAMVRGLTRHMGGWVAVSSVVGVGTDFHLYLPVVGESSMLETPLAATKDFDGLLHDVSPCTLLIVDDDTSVCHVMNYVLENQGHTVYQAKDAHEAWQLWRAHRHTINLVITDINLPGDASGFDLGRAILGDDATLPIIFTSGYCPDILGQTTNLQLGINYLPKPFDVLDLLNAVGHALTKGLPKMLTSPQKSSAKVQVPQASSQTTVQ